One Pogoniulus pusillus isolate bPogPus1 chromosome 10, bPogPus1.pri, whole genome shotgun sequence genomic window carries:
- the IBSP gene encoding bone sialoprotein 2: MRTALLFACLLGVACAYSVKSWLRRAKSDHLEGNAVLKNRHQYYLYRYAYAHPWLRRYQGSDSSEEEEGGSEEEEAGGEPFYAGTKTADALAGAAPKDSQAGLGGDVVSPQQGKGCQEPLKGGRKIAAGKGDDSEDEDSDEEEEEEEEEEEEEEVAENENGINGTSTNTTEGADGFHGNGTVVAEEGTGAAEEEEEDDDEEEEEEEEEEETEATTVASTTAEEELSQATTAPDGGPTEATTAGELWEYDVTAGGRGDEGTTESSYREEEYGRGDSYRAYEDEYGYYKGHGYDVYGQDYYYSQ, from the exons ATGAGAACTGCCCTGCTCTTCGCCTGCCTGCTGGGGGTGGCCTGTGCCTACTCG GTCAAGAGCTGGCTGCGGCGAGCCAAGTCCGACCACCTGGAAGGAAACGCG GTGCTCAAGAACAGGCACCAGTACTACCTGTACAGATACGCCTACGCGCACCCCTGGCTGCGGCGCTACCAG GGCAGTGACTCAtcggaggaagaggagggtggctcggaggaggaggaggcaggaggg gagccATTCTATGCTGGCACCAAGACAGCTGAtgccctggcaggagcagcccccaaggacagccaggcagggctgggtggtgacGTCGTGTCCCCGCAGCAG GGTAAAGGCTGCCAAGAGcccctgaaaggaggcaggAAAATTGCTGCTGGCAAGGGGGATGACTCTGAAGATGAAGATAGtgacgaggaggaggaggaggaagaagaagaagaagaggaagaagaggtagCTGAGAATGAGAATGGCATCAATGGCACAAGCACCAACACCACTGAGGGGGCAGATGGATTTCACGGCAATGGCACCGTGGTGGCCGAGGAGGGCACTGgtgcagctgaggaggaggaggaagacgatgatgaggaggaggaagaagaagaggaggaggaggaaactgAAGCCACCACCGTGGCCAGCACCACCGCTGAAGAGGAGCTGTCCCAGGCTACCACCGCCCCGGACGGGGGACCCACCGAAGCCACCACCGCCGGGGAGCTGTGGGAGTACGACGTGACAGCCGGGGGCCGGGGGGACGAAGGCACCACGGAGAGCAGCTACCGGGAGGAGGAGTACGGCCGCGGGGACAGCTACCGAGCCTACGAGGACGAGTACGGCTACTACAAGGGGCACGGCTACGACGTGTACGGCCAGGACTACTACTACAGCCAGTGA